The Asterias amurensis chromosome 19, ASM3211899v1 genomic interval TGAAAACTATCATGTCGACTGGACCTTATCAAACAGAAAATgtgagactttttgaaagctctgccactagagggcagcagacctaccaggtaatgggtgcacaactcctatagcaaacaatggtaaatgcgtAAAGttcattgtcatacaactaaacttcagatttcttctcaatttttggtaggtcagcattttggaatttttgctaattaccctagaagaaacactccgaaaaactcatgcacaccgatTGTTATTTTGGGGGGACTCGTGTCTACCAGTACGTCctgaaacaaaatacagtttggctaaatctataaaaaagaaaaaaaaaaaaaaaaaaaaaaaaggcaacacACAAGGTTTTTGCTGTCAGTCACCGTCactcatagaccttatcgcaaataccaatgcgcaagcgcagactgttgaatgaggtgcattgtgggatagatattaatcaaattttgctaccagctagaccacaatgcacctaattccaagctttacgcgcgcgccccagtatttgcgaaaaggtctatgcttCTCCTaggttgttgacattacctggtgaagagcgccctctcttggtgattggcagatagtctaaagtttccaaTTGTGTGGTCGTTGGGTCAGATCAGATATTAAAGTCAGTTATTATCTTTGAAAGATTTAGTGTATTACCTGTAAGGAGTTGAATATCACAAAGAAGTAGGTGAAGAATATATTTCCGGCAAAGACGAAGCCGAAAATCCACGGCAGGCCGAGCAGGGGTTCCAGTATGATAATTAGTCGCAGTCCAGCTCTGTTGAACAAAGTTAAAACAGAGGTTTAGTCATGAGAAAAGGAATAGAGTAATAAAAGATTCACGAGTAAAGGCCGTTGTCAGTGCTCATGAGCAGTCCACTTAACCATAAATTGCTTCTCTAATCTAGTTTTAAAAGCCTGTGATATTTCAGtggcagctgcactttcggtcgtctgtagcccgagccctaaatgcagcccggacctaaatgtagcccaaaacATGTACTTAGATGTAGCccgtacctaaatgtagccccaaacacgTACCtgaatgtagcccggacctaaatgtagccccaaacatgtacctaaatgtagcccggacctaaatatAGCTCCAAACATGCCCTAAAtctagcccggacctaaatgtagcccaaaacATGTAAATAGATGTAGCccgtacctaaatgtagccccaaacacgtacctaaatgtagcccggacctaaatgtagcccaaaacatgtacctaaatgtagccctgGCCTAAAtatagccccaaacatgtacctagatgtagcccggacctaaatgtagctccAAACATGTATCTAAATCCATGTTGGTGAAAGGTGCAATGGCTGGGGATTCAAGTttcattctcgtgtgagaggtcccgaGCATACCCAAACACGTAGCATACAGTTCAgagcgcgctcgccgtcaaaatgtggtcccgagaatgcggaacaggttttgaaGTGCAGAACATCACAACGGAGTAGTTCTCTGGGGATGGCACCGGATTGGGACTTATATCAAGTCTAGGGATGACCTGGGCTAGTAGCCACTCCCTgtcgttattcacgagcctcgaagtgtgacgtcagatatcCAGGCTAATATCGACCCTGGGGAAGTTTTTCAACATGTACGCTCAAAAACGAAACTGACTTCACATCAGCATAACTTACTTCATTTTCATCCTTTCTGTTTTATCCTGGTTGGTCTTGAGTGACATGAATACAACTAGAAGTCGAATCAACACCAGAGTGTTTCCCTGTTAGAAAATAAACATCACATAATGTGAACAGCAAACACATTTTGATCTACAACAATAAACATTCAAAAGTTCAAAACTCTATCAGTGCGTTACACTGCCAGTTAGCAACTGGTTTATATTAACACTTTTCAAAATTACTTTGCGTATGAATTCACTCTTTAAATCCCATTTTCTCTGACTTCTAAAACATACGCTTGAAAAACATAGTTGAAAGTTTGAGTGGCAagggctggatttcacaaagagttaggactagtcttatctcgagttaggaccagtcactcgtcctaacttaggactgtccatgcaatttgtatatctcctaggactagtcctaagttaggactggtcctaactctttagttaggactggtcctaactctttgtgaaaccgaccccagGGCATGTTCGCTTATCCGCTGTTTTCTTTTACAACATAGGCTGGTCCGCTGTGCCAAGGGAATTCTCCGCAAACTCGTACACAAACGAGCCTTAATCTGAAAAATACCTGGCAAATATTTAAGAGTCCGCCCCTGGAATGGTGAAAAACAATCTCTAGACCATATATGATCTATCAGACCATTCTACTGTGGTAAACGAATGCGGGATTGAGTTGACGGGTAATTATTGGCGTTGTGGTCCACAAACTGTACTACAACTTAATTCGCAGAGAGCATGCCATAAATTAATAGACACTCACCGTGATTATTAAAAGAACTGGAGCTAGGAAAGACCAAATGAAACCATCTTCAAAAGACAACCAGCAACTGCAGAAAGGAAAGAGAAAACGATTTAATGAGCAACTCTAAATGAAACAAATCTGTTTGTTAACCACTCCTAAAATAAACGGCAATAGACTATACatatcaaataaaaatcttgattttttttctgaatgaaatctttgctttgaattATATTTGATGACACATCTGAACGTAAAAATACTcattacaatttgtttaatttcgTTAGAGCTTTTATAAGAAATACACGAGCAATTTCTTTAACATTGTGAAAATAAAAGTAAAGCTCGGATCGTAACTATTTCTGAAATCCACTTTgcaaatctacgcccgaatttGAAACTAACGCTGCTTAAATGCAGACGCACGATGGTCgagtggaatgaggtgcatgccggTCTAGCTAGAgatcaagtttgatccctaGGTAGACCAGTATGCATCTCATtagaagacactggacactactggtaaattgtcaaagaccagtctttaacttgctgtatctcgacatataaaataacaaacaggtCATCTCAATCGGTCAGGTCACAATcaggtcacacgaagttgtgtgctttccagatgcttgatttcgagacctcaaattctaatcatgaggtctcaaaatcaaagtcgtggaaaattgcttctttctctaaaactacaccacttcagagggagccgtttctcacaatgttttatagtaccaacctctccccattactcgtaaccaagtaaggtttatgctaataattaatttgagtaattaccaatggtgcccACAGCATTTAACAGTGAGCGCTTGCGCAAAGGGGTATTTGAGAAAAGGTCTATTGATTAATACAAGTTTAATCCAAAGTTCAGTTTtgcattaattattattataacacacctcttgcttgttctatattctgattggctgaaacacggtcacgtgggatgaaatAATATAGGCTATTGAccgcgggaatagtaccagagcgggcactagtctttacAAATAGTGCCCGcagtaacagcgccctctcttgacttgaaccgtgaacaaactacacaatttccttttctgttcttatttgacattttaagaccAAGCTGTTTAATAAAatacatattgactggcatagttcggtaactagtgtacgtctattcccggccctcgggcctgtgagtgaccagaagaggggcctaataaataggtcgctcttctggtcacccAAGGCCATTGTGGGAATAGACGGatctcgttgccagtcaataggTGTATACTATTTACCTGGTATGTCTAATGTAGTCATGCAGACGAGCTACCATTGATACCCCCACTATGACCAATGGGCAACCTGTCAAAATAAAAGTAATTAAAAGAACTCATTGACTAATTGACTAAAGATACACTCATCGCACTTGGCAAAAAAAATGTGGATAGGGAATCTTCAACATTCAAAATATAGTCCATCacatcaaaatatttaaatcatTACATTAAGTATGATTACGTTTTATCAGAGAGGCCCAACTTTCAACGCTTATTTtgatgtaattatttttaaaaagatattgAGAAATTGCCTAACATCACACATTGCCAGACGACCACTTAGAGTACTGTACAGATTTGGAATGTCTACTCAAATCACTGCCACCCTACTCCATGGGGCTGAAACACGGAATACCCCTTTAtaacagtctgtaaggatgtataTATATAGGCATCATGGATAGTCTACTAGGAacatggctggtagagcagaacgCAATGCCTTCTTAATCTTATACGAAGCTGATATGGTCAGGTGGTTTGGTCAGTTAAAGGGCAtatgtgtcatgaccgggactcgaacccacactctgctggaggacaacaccagagctcagGTCCGCTCATCCACAAACGCCCTGCTCTGATTCCTTTGTATAATGCtattattttgatattaatttgtttgcacGTTACCCCAGCCTATGAGGAGCCAAACAGGTAGTCGTATCTTCCAGCGAAATGTCGGTGATGCCTTGATGTAAAGAAAAGCGCCCTCAAGAGCCATCCAAGTGAAAGCTGCCAACAAGAAGAAGTGGAGCAAGATGGCGACTGCCGTACAACCTTTCTGGAATTGTTATGCAATCGGATGCCATTGTTACGTCACAACAGTAAGTGGTACCACAAAATAtgtacacaaatttgctttatGTTTTCTGGAACGAATAAACCACAATAAGTTAAAGTATTCTGGTGATTGAGGGCTCACCTTATCTTCTGTGTcgatgaagaagaagatgatgTGTGACGTCATCAAAGAGAAAGCCAGGTTTGCGTGTGTTATGAAGCGCATGTTGTTCATTCTGAAATAACAAGCATGAGGGATTATACCAAACGATTTTAATTAGTTTAATTTGAATAACACACCATCTTTAGAACTACTCTGGTGTGACAGGAGATTCTGCCCCTCGGAgatgcgccccccccccccatatagCGAACTATGTACAAACTACTTCGGGGTTGCTTCCCATATTTGTGCTTCCTGGGACAGCAGttaaatggcttctgactggcaccccgaactagatagctcagttggtagagcgccaccACGTTAATCTGGGGGTCGTTGGTTCGGATCCCACTCTTAGTCAATTTTTTCATTCAACCTCAAAAATTATTTCCAaattaacccagtcagtttctcttgtgaAAATATGGATTATAGCTTACCTATAAAATGCGTAGACCAACAGAGTAATGGCCAAACAAGCAATCGAGATAGACAGGCCGATTTTAGTGAGCAAATCAAGTAAAAAGTCATCACTGTTCCCAccctttacaaaaagaaaagaagaaacatAACATTTTATTGTTAAACAATTCAGTCCTTGTTAATAACAAGAAACTATGAAATGTCGCCCAATTCATCAGATGGTCActttaaggtgagggctacactttgGCATGTTGACCTAAATCAACTGCTACCAGGGGcaagttgccacctactccccttcacagtctgtaaggatatAGGCAGGATGCTGTCGACCTACCACAGGGGCAAGTTGTCACCTACTCCTCTGGGGTTGAagcagggttacccccttcacagtctttaaggatgtaggcatgggtatcatccaccaggagccacctactccaggggctgaaacaggttcaccccttcacagtctgtaaggatgtaggcatgggtatcatcaactaggagccacctacggctggggctgaaacagggtgaGCCCACCCCTTCACAGTCTTTAAGGATGTAGGCAGTGATGATGTCGACCTACCACAGGGGcaagttgccacctactccttgggtTGAAgtagggttacccccttcacagtctttAAGGATGTATGCAGGGGTGCTGTCGACCTACCATAGGCTGGGGCAAGCTGGGGcctactcttggggctgaaGTAGGGATACCcgcttcacagtccgtaaggatgatGGGTATGAGCCAATTTAATAGAGCAAGATGCACTACCTTTCCAACATGTAACGAAGCAGTTGTGTTTAAAAGATTTGCTTTGTCAGGACCTGGTTTCGATACCGCACTCTGCTGTTGGCAGCAcatggagtgcgttttggcgacgcCAAACAAGCCAAACTGAATCAACAAGTGggttaccggttggtctgaacagcataGTCCCCGCAGTTCGAACCGAACACGCAaaaacgctcaaccgatgaccaatATGTTTCTGTTTGGGGTCGCCAGAACGCACTTAAGAGCTTGGGTCAGATGAAAGACACGTCTTCTTTCAATAAGAGTTTGGATACactaacaaaatgtaaaaatttacattttcctgaAACAATAATTCACTCAGCCCCGCTTGTCTCATCCAAGATGGTGGAATGAGCCGATTTGTACAAACTCTTGTACCGGATATAGTGGTGCATGATGGGAACGAATGCACTACATGCAGTCGGCCCAATGCGCTCAATCATAGTTTATTTGAAAGCAGACATTTTCAGCATTTTGAAGtaactctgttttgtttttgtttgatggtGTATAGTTCACCAATTTACCTCTTGAAGCTGCATAAGGACTGCAAAACTGGTCAGGTGATCACAGATACATGTGACGTCACTTCCGGGTGATGCTGTGATGTTGACCCTACATCCGTCCGTATACCAAGATCTGAAGGAAACGGTTAATACAAACTTTGTTTGCCATGATCAGTCCTGCATTATGTCTAACTACCTTTTCACATAGTTTAACAATTGTATATCGGTTGATTAGGtagaaattgtgattcaaaGTGACAGTTCACTCCAAATAgcagaaatattttgtttaaacagcTGTATAATAAAGTGTAATATAAACTCTGTTTTGCCCCCTAAATGAACCCTTGCATGATACCTTGCATGACGttcaaagtgtttttgtttgtaaattgcTGCCCTTTTCACTTTATAAAATTTCGTTTAACAAACAGCTTGCGTCTGCCTGCAGCGCATGCGCGTGCCATCAAATTTTTTTCCATTTGTTTCATCGCAGCTATGGTAGTACACGCAAGGCTGGTATCTTGGTCAACAGTTTTCCTTCATAAGTTGAGATTTgagaaacagtttttaaaaagactTACGAGCCATCTTTTGATTGGTAGGAGCATACGTGGAATTCTCTTTCCCGGAcctagagaaaaacaaacaccccatTATAATGAACAtgtgcctctcttaatatttatgcatgacatcATAATTCTATCCCAAAATGAGGCCATCGGTGCACGTCACGCCACCACAAGTAGGCCTATCAGTCACTCGATCCTAGTTGCAGTGGCTGCGTCGATGGCCTCGGTTTGGGTTTGATTGATGacatcatgcataaatatttagAGAGGCGTACAGCATAAGAGTGCAAAACTTTCTAGTAAGTTTTTACCTGGATTTTGTGTCCAGTGATGGGGCTTGACCCACCTAAGTGTTTCAAATTCaacaactttttatatttttatacaaacaaatcacgtttaaaaaagaaagaacccCAAAACTGTTGGACAGAAGAATTGAACAGGAACAAAAGTGTGACCAGTTGCAGAATGATACAGAAATGGGACAAACTAACTAACAAACCATTTTTTAGAAGCCGAGTGAGATTTCGTCACCACtaagaaaacagtttttttttcgcGGACTTTCTATTCCTTTTCCTAAAAGAATCACGTTTAAAGGACTcaccaaaaagaaaatgttaagGCGAGTTTTCTTCAATTGTTAAAAAGTCCCCCGACTGTTGGTCCGCACCCGAACAAATCCAGATATAAGTAAGAGAAACAAAAGtaagacaattatttttaccTCCGGAGCGGGAAAGGCAAGTTTAATCGGAGAAGAAGAGAAGTTTGTCAGCTTTTCTCCATCTTCAGTTACCACCTCGATGTCGAGTATTGGACTGCCAAACCGAACTTGTTTGCCGTTGGACTTTGGTGCCGGTGAGTTAGCGTCTGGCGTGTACACACTTACTACGGCAATTACTGTAAGATACAAGTGTTTAGGCATGTTTGCTATGCATCTACAACCAACTGCGACAATAATGAGGGACTTtcaaacgctaggtggcagcagacttactatgtaaattgccattgtttacgtagctagctctgagcatgcgcacattacctaACGCAatgaatttacctggtaagtctgcaaCCACCTGCGTTCCCAAAGTCAGCCATGAATAGTCTTGGACCTTTGTCAATGTTGATTAGGGTTCCGGGCTCCGGCTCTACCTCCGGGATTTTGGCTCTGGGCTCCGGGCTCCTGGTTCCAGGTCCTCACTCCATTTAACGTTAAAGGCCCGACCGGTTCACGGCACATACACACTGCTCTATTTAGTGAATGGGCAAAATTGGGGCCGGTAAGACAGGAGATTATGTCCCCCATACTTTTTCAGATAAGCGCCCTTTTTTAGTCCTCCTCCTTCAGCCCATATTAATTTCCCGAACGGCGGACAGATGTCCCTGAACGACACCGGAACCCCagcctttaaatgtttttgcCAAAGACAGCTAATAACTGCCTCATACATGGCACCATGATTCGACTATTTCCAGTTACAAAACAAAGGTTATTTTTTACGAGCAGTGTCGTTATGGAAATGTTTAACTTCTACGACGCATTGAATCCCAAAATACATATCGCTACCAAAAGCTGCCCTCTGTTTTCATCGACCCATCGGGAGCAAACTCTTGGTGGCGCCCTATATGACATTACTCAATTACGTCACGATAGAGGTAAACTAGACACTGCtcgtaaaaaaatattcactaCTATTGTCGGTCTAAATATACAAGAGACTCATAATACGAATGTTTGTCCCTTGCCAATTTAATTATGTAAAACATGATTAATTGCGAAATGGTTTTGGAAAATAAAACTTACCAGACACATTTGATGACCCAAAGCCAGGGATCTGAACTGAGAACGCCTTACCGTCTAGCTCCGTGCCGACCTTACTGTATTCACCCTCAGCCGCGGTTAACTTTGCGACTTTTATCACTGAAACCGAAAAATAATTAATACAATAATTAACAATTACATGCAACTCTAATTTTTTTCTGCTATAACTATTATTTTGCTTTCAAGCTACATGGCCATGTTTAAAGGTAAAATAACACCTATAACGAAACCAAATTTAATTCAAAATTTGTTGTGAACCCCAAAATCAATAATGCCTCAATGGATTTTTAATATTCTTTGGTATGGCCTTTTAACACTCAACTAACGATACACAGAATGTGACCCCAGTTGACACCGACTTCCGGTTCAAACCGGATGTTATATTTCAAAAATGCATATTTTAATGTCATTTACTTCAGACTGtcgtttaatgttttttattgttcaatttGTCGATCATAATAAAATATTCAAGTAAACTTGGCCTTTTTGTTAGTAGATCGATGTCTTTTCAGAATTTACAATTTTCAAGAACTTGTTTAGGCCTACACGAAGAAATGTATCATTGGAGAGCAAAAGAAACAATTATCTTGACGACGACATTCCACTTTCAAGATGTTGTCAATTTGCTGCAATGTCATCTTCAGAATGATGGTATTTtaaattgatgacgtcatcatctaGCAGTAAATTATCTCAAgaccttaaaaaataaaacattcacaaaacaataataacattatttataaagcgccaaattgccaaagcATACAAGGCGCTGAGAAAGAAGGGGAAAAGACAGAACAAAGACGAATAGCTACGAAGAGGgaaaaatgtgggttttgagAGCACGTTTGAAGGCTTGGACACTGTTGAAGGCTGGGACACAAAACTTACCTTTATTGTCCTTTTCAACTACTCGTTCTCCGCCGCATATtatatcattatcatcatcaacAGAAATACTATCGAAAAACGAGAAGGGCGAGTCGTCCTCCTCTCCTAGGTCGAGATGTCCTTCGTCAGGAAAGGTGCTTAACATTGGAGTCGCAGTTTCCGCAGATGTCTTCTTTTTACCTGCAAACAATGGATGGACAAAATAAGCTCGTTAAAAATACCAATATAGACGgtggattaaagacactggggtggatttcacaaagagttatgactagtcttatctcaagtttggaccagttactcgtcctaacttaggactatccatgcaatttgtatatctcaggactagtcctaagtttggactggtcctaactctttgtgaaatcgacccctggacacgtacctttggtaattgtcaaaaaccagtcttctcattttttgtatctcaacataaaaacaagcctgtgaaagtttgagctcaattggttatcgaagttgcgagagaataatggcaAAAAAAACGCCATTGAcgcaaaagttgtgtgcttttttgcttgatttcgagacctcaaaatataagTGAGAAATAgtttctttatcaaaaactacactacttcagaaggagccgtttctcataatgatTTATAttatcgacagctctccgttaacaagtaagtttttatgccaaccaatatttttgagtgattaccgaTAAAGGGAATAGACGTGGATTAATAGCTGAGTCCGAATGGTTCTGTTAAAAGCAACAAAACgcaattataataattatattttgggAGCCTAATCATTCTTACTCGCAGCTAAAGACTTTTCTAAACACTTACTGCTACTGTGTGCCTAATTTCAAATACATTTTGCAATACATCGTTACCTGTTTGCAATGTCCATGAAAAATTGGGTCGTGATGGGGAACATTAAGGGCGCACAAGAACGGCTTGACTCAAGTCTAGTGAAAATTGACAACAAAGGGACGTAAAAAACGCATTGGTAAACAAGACCATTATTTGTGCCCTCTTGAATGTATGGAATGTGCACATGTACCACAGCTTGCAATAAGGTGTGGCTATAATGTGGTTCTGTTAATCAActgcagagaaaacaaaacctgtAAAGAACTTTTCATTTAGATCATGTTGTGTGCTACTTTAGCTAAGTAACCATTGACTTACCTTTAATTGTTACGTTTGCTGATGAATTTGAAGCTGCACAAACGATGACAGCTCCTTCAAACCCGAGCCCCTCAAAGTCAGAAATCACCAGGGTAGACGTCAGGACACAAGACGATATATTCGTCTGACTAACACGTACACCAGACCCCGTTCCATTCTTCAAATCTTTCCACGCCCTGCAT includes:
- the LOC139951814 gene encoding adhesion G protein-coupled receptor E5-like, which gives rise to MPKHLYLTVIAVVSVYTPDANSPAPKSNGKQVRFGSPILDIEVVTEDGEKLTNFSSSPIKLAFPAPEVREREFHVCSYQSKDGSSWYTDGCRVNITASPGSDVTCICDHLTSFAVLMQLQEVNCDDFLLDLLTKIGLSISIACLAITLLVYAFYRMNNMRFITHANLAFSLMTSHIIFFFIDTEDKKGCTAVAILLHFFLLAAFTWMALEGAFLYIKASPTFRWKIRLPVWLLIGWGCPLVIVGVSMVARLHDYIRHTSCWLSFEDGFIWSFLAPVLLIITGNTLVLIRLLVVFMSLKTNQDKTERMKMKAGLRLIIILEPLLGLPWIFGFVFAGNIFFTYFFVIFNSLQGLFVFLSQCVFDKEVRQKFNQKSSKVQNLSITQDSTKATVATKVSGI